The Thermoclostridium stercorarium subsp. stercorarium DSM 8532 genome contains a region encoding:
- a CDS encoding ABC transporter permease — protein sequence MKAVIKEIKKKKILFLMLMPAFIHVFIFSYLPMAGAILAFKRFQYNLGIFKSPWAGFSNFRFFFISGDAFRVTVNTLMYNLIFITVNNFLEISFAIILSELSGRIFKKITQSVMFLPYFISWVIAGVIVYNFFNYEFGVFNGIRRALGLEPVDVYNSANWWRVLLVFFSAWKNVGYGTIIYLSAIMGIEQEMFDAAEIDGANLYQRIRHIMLPSLVPTMVMLLLLAVSNIFRGDFGLFYQLVGTNPLVYDATDIIDTYVFRSLMTSSDIGMAAAAGLYQSVMCFITILVVNKIVKSVHSDYALF from the coding sequence ATGAAAGCTGTTATAAAAGAAATTAAAAAGAAGAAAATATTGTTTCTCATGCTGATGCCCGCATTCATACATGTTTTTATTTTCAGTTACCTTCCTATGGCGGGGGCGATTCTCGCGTTCAAACGTTTTCAATACAATTTGGGTATTTTTAAAAGCCCATGGGCGGGTTTCAGCAATTTCAGGTTTTTCTTCATTTCGGGAGATGCTTTCCGAGTGACCGTAAATACATTGATGTACAATCTTATATTTATAACAGTGAACAATTTTCTGGAAATATCCTTTGCCATTATATTGAGTGAGCTGTCAGGGAGGATTTTTAAGAAAATAACCCAGTCTGTCATGTTTTTGCCGTATTTTATATCGTGGGTTATTGCCGGGGTTATTGTATACAATTTCTTTAATTATGAGTTCGGGGTTTTCAACGGAATCAGGCGCGCATTGGGACTGGAGCCGGTGGATGTGTATAACAGCGCAAACTGGTGGAGGGTGCTGCTGGTCTTTTTCTCGGCATGGAAGAACGTCGGGTATGGTACCATCATTTATCTGTCGGCAATTATGGGTATTGAACAGGAAATGTTTGACGCGGCGGAAATCGACGGGGCCAACCTGTACCAGAGGATAAGGCACATAATGCTGCCGTCGCTGGTTCCGACGATGGTGATGCTATTGCTGCTTGCGGTAAGCAATATTTTCAGGGGGGATTTCGGACTTTTCTATCAGCTTGTGGGGACAAACCCGCTGGTTTATGATGCCACTGACATAATCGACACGTATGTATTCCGCAGCCTTATGACGTCCAGTGACATAGGCATGGCTGCCGCGGCAGGGCTGTACCAGTCGGTAATGTGTTTTATAACAATCCTTGTAGTGAATAAAATCGTCAAATCGGTTCACAGTGACTATGCACTGTTTTAA
- a CDS encoding ABC transporter substrate-binding protein — MRKKFKTVSSVILALLMVATLFAGCGQKNASTSGGQTQPKTETGNASETKKEYNGIDISKPVNLVMLFVGDKVADQDLVYEEVNKLAKEDLNCTVTVKNLSWADYQQQYPLVLASGEQLDLVYAAEWLGYFDHARKGAFHEITMDDIKKYMPITYEEQDPVTFEQAMVDGKLYMIPNYQFEYNVYRLIGVRMDLAKKYGITEIKTFEDLERFCEAIAENEKEMFAIAHEGSGGNDNFAVFYRQPNQIHLVGGGTTLFGIKYVNGEFDYDNLFNVYFTPEFAEYAKMMRRWAEKGFWSKNAASGQGKINDLFVAGKSAVDIWHIGGVAQDIEKAQLEHPDWEMEIIDLTPESFKTVSKFTNNGVAVSINTVDFGRSLMLLEKFKNDQRYFDLTCVGIEGKHWIDIGPNKFRPGPDANNFPIYGTSMWGWISEKFRRVSETEPKQLREYINSWIPDVVYPITDNFIFDDTNVKSEYAAVSNVVKTYATIFDLGMAEDIEKTIEEMKDKLNKAGYEKVEAEFRRQYEDFIKANLNK; from the coding sequence ATGCGAAAAAAATTCAAAACCGTTTCATCTGTTATTTTGGCGCTTTTAATGGTTGCGACGCTTTTTGCAGGCTGCGGGCAGAAAAATGCTTCGACTTCTGGCGGTCAGACGCAGCCTAAGACTGAAACGGGAAACGCTTCGGAGACAAAAAAGGAATATAACGGGATTGACATCTCAAAGCCTGTAAACCTTGTTATGCTGTTTGTAGGAGACAAGGTAGCGGATCAGGATTTGGTCTATGAAGAGGTTAACAAACTGGCCAAGGAAGATCTGAACTGCACGGTTACGGTAAAAAACCTCTCATGGGCGGACTATCAGCAGCAATATCCGCTTGTTCTGGCATCAGGCGAGCAACTGGACCTGGTTTATGCGGCTGAGTGGCTCGGGTATTTTGATCATGCCAGAAAAGGAGCATTCCATGAAATTACGATGGACGACATCAAGAAATACATGCCGATTACCTACGAAGAACAGGATCCGGTAACTTTTGAACAGGCAATGGTGGACGGAAAGCTTTATATGATTCCCAACTACCAGTTTGAGTACAACGTTTACAGACTTATAGGCGTAAGGATGGACCTTGCCAAAAAGTACGGCATTACCGAAATTAAGACATTTGAAGACCTTGAAAGATTCTGTGAGGCCATTGCCGAGAATGAGAAGGAAATGTTTGCAATAGCTCATGAAGGCAGCGGCGGAAATGACAACTTTGCGGTTTTCTACAGACAACCTAATCAGATTCATCTGGTGGGGGGTGGCACAACCCTTTTCGGTATTAAATATGTTAACGGAGAATTTGATTACGATAATCTGTTCAACGTATACTTCACTCCTGAGTTTGCTGAATATGCAAAAATGATGAGACGGTGGGCCGAAAAAGGGTTTTGGTCCAAGAACGCCGCTTCGGGCCAGGGCAAAATCAATGATTTGTTTGTTGCCGGGAAGAGTGCCGTGGATATATGGCATATCGGCGGTGTTGCCCAGGACATAGAGAAGGCTCAGCTTGAGCATCCCGACTGGGAAATGGAGATTATAGACCTGACGCCTGAGTCATTTAAGACGGTATCAAAATTTACAAACAACGGTGTTGCGGTGTCAATCAATACCGTCGATTTCGGACGTTCGCTGATGCTGCTTGAAAAATTCAAAAATGATCAGAGATATTTTGATTTGACCTGTGTAGGTATTGAAGGGAAGCACTGGATTGACATCGGCCCGAATAAATTCAGACCAGGACCTGATGCGAATAATTTCCCGATTTACGGTACGTCAATGTGGGGCTGGATTAGCGAGAAATTCCGCCGTGTTTCCGAAACAGAGCCCAAGCAGCTGAGGGAATATATCAATTCGTGGATACCCGATGTTGTATATCCGATAACCGACAATTTCATTTTCGACGATACCAACGTTAAGAGCGAGTATGCGGCGGTATCCAACGTGGTTAAAACCTATGCCACAATATTTGATCTGGGTATGGCTGAGGATATTGAGAAAACCATTGAAGAGATGAAGGATAAACTGAATAAGGCAGGATACGAAAAGGTCGAAGCCGAATTCAGGAGACAGTACGAAGATTTTATCAAAGCCAATCTTAATAAGTAG
- a CDS encoding substrate-binding domain-containing protein, which translates to MAKRVTLSDIAKVLNVSNVTVSKALSGQKGVSEELREKIRRLADQMGYRQPSSKRNNSSKNIGVIVPGRYFEIRNSFYWYMYQELATVAVKEKCFTMLEVIEPEDEEKHELPKLIQENKVDGIILLGRPKNGYIKTIREESSLPMVCLDFFDDFSNCDSVISDGFYGTYMLTNYLFRMGHTDIAYVGTLLYTGSITDRYLGYCKSMMEHGQEIRKEWILDDRDWATGDVLSFEFKLPEKMPTAFVCNCDLTASLLIKHLRKLNYRVPEDISVVGFDNYLYPGLSDIGITTYDVNVREMVKKSISILLDRINHVKIKPGVRIVQGEIVYKESVMPPNKDKT; encoded by the coding sequence ATGGCAAAAAGGGTAACATTGTCGGATATCGCTAAGGTACTCAATGTAAGCAATGTAACTGTGTCAAAGGCCCTTTCGGGTCAAAAAGGCGTGAGCGAGGAGCTCAGGGAAAAAATCAGACGGCTTGCCGACCAGATGGGCTACAGACAGCCTTCGTCAAAAAGGAATAATTCCAGCAAAAACATTGGAGTAATAGTACCTGGCAGGTATTTTGAAATACGTAATTCCTTTTACTGGTATATGTATCAGGAACTGGCCACGGTCGCAGTGAAGGAAAAATGCTTTACAATGCTGGAGGTTATTGAACCCGAAGACGAAGAAAAACATGAACTTCCCAAACTCATCCAAGAAAATAAAGTGGACGGAATCATTCTGCTCGGACGTCCGAAAAACGGTTATATAAAAACAATACGTGAAGAAAGTTCGCTGCCCATGGTGTGCCTGGATTTTTTTGACGATTTCAGCAACTGTGACTCGGTAATTTCAGACGGTTTTTACGGAACCTATATGCTTACAAATTACCTGTTCCGCATGGGGCACACCGATATTGCTTATGTAGGCACGCTGCTTTATACAGGAAGCATAACCGATCGTTATCTCGGATACTGCAAATCAATGATGGAACATGGTCAGGAAATACGCAAGGAATGGATTCTGGACGATCGGGACTGGGCAACTGGCGACGTTTTGAGCTTTGAGTTTAAACTTCCCGAAAAAATGCCCACTGCATTTGTATGTAACTGCGATCTCACGGCAAGCTTACTTATCAAACATTTAAGGAAGCTTAATTACAGAGTGCCTGAAGACATTTCGGTTGTAGGTTTTGACAATTATTTGTATCCAGGTTTAAGCGATATAGGCATAACCACTTATGACGTGAATGTACGTGAAATGGTTAAAAAAAGCATCAGCATTCTTCTGGACAGGATAAACCACGTGAAAATAAAGCCCGGGGTGAGAATTGTTCAGGGAGAGATCGTATATAAAGAAAGTGTAATGCCGCCGAATAAAGACAAAACCTGA
- the uxuA gene encoding mannonate dehydratase, whose product MKMTFRWYGSKHDKVTLKQIRQIPGLIGVISTLYDIPAGEVWPVERIRALKDEIESAGLTLEGIESVNVHEDIKLGTPEAEKYIENYKQTLRNLAECGVKLVCYNFMPVFDWTRTDLAKILEDGSNTLSYDEDVIRKIDPAKMFEEVNNNSNGYVLPGWEPERLGEIKRLLELYSDMTEEKLWKNLENFLKEVIPVAEECDIKMAIHPDDPPWSVFGLPRLITSKENLERFINLVDSPYNGLTICTGSLGVDPNNNIPEIIRYFGSKGRIHFAHVRNVKIHEPRKFDEVAHKSEYGSLDMFEIMKAFYDVKFEGPIRPDHGRMIWDEEGRPGYGLYDRALGAVYLNGLWEAISKMDKLNNKN is encoded by the coding sequence ATGAAGATGACCTTTAGATGGTATGGCAGTAAACATGACAAAGTAACGCTGAAACAGATCAGACAGATTCCCGGACTTATAGGGGTAATTTCAACACTGTATGATATCCCTGCGGGGGAAGTGTGGCCTGTGGAAAGAATTCGCGCTTTAAAGGATGAAATAGAAAGCGCAGGGCTCACACTTGAAGGTATTGAAAGTGTAAATGTTCATGAAGATATCAAGCTTGGGACGCCTGAGGCCGAAAAGTACATTGAAAACTATAAGCAGACTCTCAGGAACCTTGCAGAATGCGGCGTAAAGCTGGTTTGCTACAACTTTATGCCGGTCTTCGACTGGACCCGCACAGATCTCGCGAAAATTCTCGAAGACGGGTCAAATACCCTGTCATATGACGAAGATGTAATCAGGAAGATTGATCCTGCAAAAATGTTTGAAGAAGTAAACAATAATTCCAACGGTTATGTTCTGCCGGGCTGGGAACCCGAGCGCTTGGGCGAAATCAAAAGACTTCTTGAATTGTACAGCGACATGACCGAAGAAAAGCTCTGGAAGAATCTTGAGAATTTTCTGAAAGAAGTAATACCCGTTGCTGAAGAATGTGACATCAAGATGGCTATTCATCCCGACGATCCGCCGTGGTCTGTATTCGGTCTGCCAAGACTTATTACTTCAAAGGAAAACCTGGAAAGGTTCATTAATCTTGTCGACAGCCCGTACAACGGGTTAACCATATGCACCGGTTCCCTCGGAGTGGATCCCAACAACAATATACCTGAGATTATCCGGTATTTCGGCTCGAAGGGAAGAATCCACTTTGCCCATGTGAGAAATGTAAAAATACATGAGCCTCGCAAATTCGACGAGGTTGCCCATAAGTCGGAATACGGTTCGCTGGACATGTTTGAAATTATGAAGGCTTTCTATGATGTCAAGTTTGAAGGGCCTATTCGTCCGGACCACGGCAGAATGATTTGGGACGAGGAAGGACGTCCTGGATACGGTTTGTACGACCGGGCACTGGGAGCCGTATATCTGAACGGTTTATGGGAAGCAATTTCAAAAATGGACAAACTCAATAATAAAAACTGA
- a CDS encoding carbohydrate ABC transporter permease, with protein MAFKTGVEYSSTSVLTPPQNWFNFYNFGYAIRVGKLGRALFNTAVILVISLSVQLILTTMVSYVLHRFEFKGKKIISVLFTMTMFIPVVTTQTVVFQIIYRMGLVNKMPSVILLYSGVNIVGIYIMFNQLDAIPKELDESALIDGASYFMIYRSIILPLMKPACTTLLIINGIGYYNDFYIPNLYLRKNVQTFTVALHKFYGNTATPFEIVAAAILLGIIPIIVVFLFLQKQIFHSLTGAVKA; from the coding sequence ATGGCTTTCAAAACCGGTGTCGAGTATTCGTCCACAAGTGTCCTAACACCCCCGCAAAACTGGTTTAACTTTTATAATTTTGGTTATGCAATAAGGGTGGGGAAACTTGGCAGGGCCTTGTTTAATACCGCCGTTATCCTTGTCATTTCCCTGTCCGTTCAGCTTATTTTAACTACCATGGTATCATATGTGCTACACAGGTTTGAATTCAAGGGAAAAAAAATTATCTCCGTCCTCTTTACCATGACAATGTTTATACCCGTTGTAACAACCCAGACGGTGGTATTCCAGATTATTTACAGAATGGGTCTTGTAAATAAAATGCCCAGTGTAATACTCCTGTATTCGGGAGTAAACATCGTAGGAATTTATATTATGTTCAATCAGCTGGACGCGATACCGAAAGAGCTGGATGAATCGGCGTTAATAGACGGCGCAAGTTATTTCATGATTTACCGCAGCATCATCCTGCCCCTTATGAAACCCGCATGCACAACCCTTTTGATTATCAACGGGATTGGATATTATAACGACTTCTATATCCCTAATCTGTATTTGAGAAAAAACGTCCAGACATTCACCGTAGCATTGCACAAGTTTTACGGAAACACCGCAACGCCGTTCGAAATCGTTGCAGCGGCAATTCTGCTGGGAATTATTCCGATTATAGTTGTTTTCCTGTTCCTCCAGAAACAAATTTTCCACAGCCTGACAGGTGCCGTTAAGGCATAA
- a CDS encoding radical SAM/SPASM domain-containing protein — protein sequence MKHKLSWVDDFINSIKPYVYMRLKDNVLIRMPNEAFKLNPSGARIVKHILDGGSVQDFIRARSDFPETESQLERFFIDFSRIWNGEVCENYKTDAIRKTEFRIGYIELPVLSEVALTYRCNIKCEFCYGDCTRTERQKQLDTAGFKKILDIIRYEAEVPSVSFTGGEPTTYGDLPELIKYASKRNGMRVNLITNATLITPKKAKEFARAGLSSAQVSIESAYAYEHDAITGVPGSHAASVAGFKALKEAGILVHPHVTICKINKDRLVDYPKFCKEIGAERFSANLVIPAGRGVNEKLTVTYSEVGGIVRELKARALKLGIQFMWYSPTPICLFNPLAEGFGNRECSACEGLLSVDPKGNLLPCSSWSEPVGNLLDEGFETVWNNRRCKWIRAKEAAPQECRKCRHFTACQGACPLYFKAHGHNELVPQWKTMGIIKEGCPV from the coding sequence ATGAAGCATAAACTGTCATGGGTTGACGACTTTATAAACAGTATAAAACCCTATGTATACATGCGCCTTAAAGACAATGTACTCATCCGCATGCCGAACGAGGCATTTAAGTTAAACCCTTCAGGGGCGAGAATTGTAAAACATATTTTGGACGGGGGTTCAGTTCAGGATTTTATCAGAGCCAGGTCCGATTTTCCGGAAACCGAATCACAACTGGAGAGGTTTTTTATAGACTTTTCGCGTATATGGAACGGCGAAGTATGCGAGAATTATAAAACCGATGCCATAAGGAAAACTGAATTCAGAATCGGGTATATTGAGCTTCCGGTCCTTTCAGAAGTGGCGTTGACCTACAGATGTAACATTAAGTGCGAGTTCTGTTACGGGGACTGCACCCGGACTGAAAGGCAGAAACAGCTTGATACGGCCGGATTTAAGAAAATACTGGACATAATAAGGTATGAAGCCGAAGTTCCAAGCGTTTCGTTTACAGGCGGAGAGCCGACAACATATGGGGATTTGCCCGAACTTATAAAATACGCGTCAAAACGGAACGGAATGAGGGTTAACCTAATTACGAACGCAACTCTTATAACTCCAAAAAAAGCAAAGGAATTTGCCCGTGCGGGGCTTTCGTCGGCGCAGGTTAGCATAGAATCGGCCTATGCATATGAACACGATGCAATAACAGGGGTTCCCGGTTCCCATGCCGCATCGGTGGCGGGATTTAAAGCTTTGAAAGAAGCAGGGATCCTTGTGCATCCCCATGTGACAATCTGTAAAATTAATAAAGATAGGCTGGTGGATTATCCCAAGTTCTGTAAAGAAATCGGGGCCGAAAGATTTTCGGCAAACCTTGTGATACCTGCAGGTCGCGGCGTAAATGAGAAGCTGACGGTAACATACAGCGAAGTCGGCGGTATCGTCAGAGAACTTAAAGCCCGGGCTTTAAAGCTTGGAATTCAGTTTATGTGGTATTCCCCCACTCCGATATGCCTGTTTAATCCATTGGCGGAAGGCTTCGGAAACAGGGAATGCAGTGCCTGTGAGGGGCTGCTTTCGGTTGACCCGAAAGGAAACCTTCTTCCTTGTTCAAGCTGGTCTGAACCTGTTGGCAACCTTTTAGACGAAGGATTTGAGACGGTATGGAATAACAGGCGCTGCAAATGGATACGTGCAAAGGAAGCAGCACCTCAGGAATGCAGAAAATGCAGGCATTTCACGGCCTGTCAGGGAGCCTGCCCGCTGTATTTTAAAGCCCATGGCCATAATGAACTTGTTCCTCAGTGGAAAACAATGGGGATTATTAAGGAAGGATGTCCGGTATGA
- a CDS encoding carbohydrate ABC transporter permease — MSRRKKTLDVISFNIIGYVMLTLFSVVCILPFWMIIVGSITSERYITAHGYSLIPVEFSTESFRYIMNDAKGILRAYGVTTLVTVVGTFFGVFINAMAAYVLHRKDFKFRNFFSFYFFFTTLFSGGLVPWYILCVKYLHFKDKLYALILPGLVSVWNMLIIKGFLGSIPDAVTESAYIDGANDFRIFIQIILPLSTPVIATISLFTALNYWNDWYNSMLFINNEKLYMLQFYLYKLIGSAQGLLIAADKAGVVIDRPPIQSTKMAMTLIVIGPIIFLYPFVQKYFVKGITIGAVKG, encoded by the coding sequence TTGAGCAGAAGAAAAAAGACACTGGATGTTATATCTTTCAATATAATCGGATATGTAATGCTGACTTTGTTTTCCGTTGTCTGCATACTGCCGTTCTGGATGATAATAGTGGGTTCCATCACAAGCGAGCGCTATATAACGGCCCATGGTTACAGTCTTATACCCGTTGAATTTTCCACCGAAAGTTTCAGGTATATTATGAACGATGCCAAAGGAATACTCAGGGCTTATGGGGTTACTACGTTAGTTACCGTCGTGGGAACGTTTTTCGGCGTTTTCATAAATGCAATGGCAGCCTACGTCCTGCACAGAAAAGACTTCAAATTCAGAAATTTCTTTTCATTTTATTTCTTCTTCACCACACTGTTTTCGGGCGGGTTGGTGCCGTGGTACATTTTGTGCGTTAAATACCTGCATTTTAAAGACAAGCTTTATGCGCTGATATTGCCTGGGTTGGTTTCTGTATGGAACATGCTGATTATCAAAGGTTTTCTGGGCAGTATCCCCGATGCTGTGACGGAATCGGCTTATATTGACGGGGCGAATGATTTCAGAATTTTTATTCAGATTATACTTCCGCTGTCCACTCCCGTAATTGCCACAATATCACTGTTTACTGCGCTGAATTACTGGAATGACTGGTACAACAGCATGTTGTTTATTAACAACGAGAAACTTTACATGCTGCAGTTTTACCTGTATAAGCTGATTGGAAGCGCACAGGGGCTTTTGATAGCCGCCGACAAGGCCGGAGTGGTAATAGACAGGCCTCCGATCCAGTCCACAAAAATGGCGATGACTTTGATTGTTATCGGTCCGATTATATTCCTCTATCCCTTTGTGCAGAAGTATTTTGTCAAAGGTATAACCATAGGGGCGGTAAAAGGCTGA
- a CDS encoding DUF2207 domain-containing protein has protein sequence MNRNKMKYIFGWLILVAILIQPTNIYASEIASLGFVETDVILFPDGKAIVSYTVRYNLNPGKTMLAFTVEGFGRLNPVFDEEYSCVITDDNISHEIDIINLGDGKYDIVNSGNQRLGGEYLTYKFRFAADMAEAGYLERTTSEEGKKLVVFNWAPFQWDEPMEHYTVTVNYPLEYENKDASREEIESFLLENDFATEKWMNEEYLIDYRVVELDSVRRVQVLLHKENPKAGYHFRIQQYISENVFNEIPGGSASFDGKITEKEKDLPVVPWFPGEDGYARYREHTDRTALISVLGLLFFITLLAIGKKHRSMVKAHETMDQVQWARTDWEPPEIEIASFRKDGHVADNLDEYEAAFFMGVPYKTILAAILAKLVAKGYLEEISADPPKVRRIEGKPLSELNKYERMVYDAAEDGEFSAHEIDKILQLLVSNVKEKTYDCDLDATRKYYQKKLSDSILEDIPDFGEEEGRFQREGHFDREYYYTDNWICWYFYHNHMYHSDYRKRCKRYETYIPVNNDSVAFSSSLNSAGGRFACHSACHDACHSACHSACHSACHSACHSACHSACHSACVSGGAR, from the coding sequence ATGAACCGGAATAAAATGAAATATATTTTTGGTTGGTTGATATTAGTAGCCATACTAATTCAACCAACCAATATTTATGCATCTGAAATTGCCAGTCTTGGATTTGTTGAAACCGATGTCATCCTGTTCCCCGACGGTAAAGCCATCGTTTCATACACAGTGAGGTATAATCTTAACCCGGGCAAAACGATGCTTGCTTTCACAGTGGAGGGATTCGGGAGGCTTAATCCTGTCTTTGATGAAGAATATTCCTGTGTTATAACTGATGACAACATATCTCATGAAATTGACATCATTAACCTTGGCGACGGAAAATATGATATTGTCAATTCCGGTAATCAGCGCCTTGGCGGCGAATACCTGACGTATAAATTCAGGTTTGCCGCAGATATGGCCGAAGCAGGGTATCTGGAAAGGACAACATCGGAAGAAGGGAAGAAGCTTGTTGTCTTTAACTGGGCGCCTTTCCAGTGGGATGAGCCGATGGAACATTATACGGTCACTGTAAACTATCCTCTGGAATATGAAAACAAGGATGCTTCAAGGGAGGAAATAGAGAGTTTTCTCCTGGAGAATGATTTTGCAACCGAAAAGTGGATGAACGAAGAGTATCTGATTGATTACCGGGTGGTTGAGTTGGACTCTGTAAGAAGGGTCCAGGTTCTGCTCCATAAAGAAAATCCAAAGGCGGGATACCATTTCAGGATTCAGCAGTATATATCGGAAAATGTATTTAATGAAATTCCCGGCGGCAGTGCTTCTTTTGACGGGAAAATAACCGAGAAAGAAAAGGATTTGCCTGTAGTTCCGTGGTTCCCGGGTGAAGACGGGTATGCACGGTACCGCGAACACACGGACAGAACGGCTTTAATATCAGTTTTGGGGCTTTTGTTTTTTATTACGCTGTTGGCAATCGGCAAAAAGCATCGATCAATGGTTAAAGCTCATGAGACGATGGACCAGGTGCAATGGGCAAGGACCGACTGGGAGCCGCCTGAAATTGAAATAGCATCTTTCAGGAAAGACGGGCATGTTGCCGACAATTTGGATGAATATGAGGCCGCCTTTTTTATGGGTGTACCGTATAAAACCATTCTTGCGGCCATTCTGGCAAAACTTGTGGCGAAAGGGTATCTTGAGGAAATTTCCGCCGATCCTCCTAAAGTACGAAGGATTGAAGGCAAACCCCTGTCGGAACTGAACAAGTATGAGCGAATGGTGTATGACGCCGCGGAAGACGGAGAGTTTAGCGCTCATGAGATTGATAAAATACTGCAGCTGCTTGTTAGCAATGTTAAAGAAAAAACTTACGACTGCGATCTTGACGCCACAAGAAAATATTATCAAAAAAAGCTTTCCGACAGTATTCTCGAAGATATTCCCGATTTCGGCGAAGAAGAGGGACGGTTTCAGCGAGAAGGCCATTTTGATAGGGAATATTATTATACCGATAACTGGATTTGCTGGTATTTTTACCACAATCATATGTATCACTCCGACTACAGAAAACGTTGCAAACGTTATGAGACATATATTCCTGTAAATAACGACAGTGTGGCATTCAGTTCATCTTTGAATTCAGCGGGCGGGCGCTTTGCCTGCCATTCGGCCTGCCATGACGCCTGTCATTCGGCTTGCCATTCGGCGTGCCATTCAGCCTGTCACTCCGCATGCCATTCTGCATGCCATTCCGCTTGCCACTCTGCATGCGTGAGCGGAGGTGCAAGATGA
- a CDS encoding J domain-containing protein, which produces MPGNCHTREEIKRKLRKLKKVEIKIRFGNSAFADKEFSEKMKNVKLVWDDFFDLNEAYRGRSKYSLSELVSMNRDELKEVISEFFFNVYYTYYKENGIISNSMYDPEILSHFGLPYDADINAIKKRFRELAKKYHPDAGGDSAKFIELMESYKKLIR; this is translated from the coding sequence ATGCCGGGCAACTGCCATACCCGTGAAGAAATCAAACGCAAATTAAGGAAGCTGAAAAAGGTTGAAATTAAAATAAGATTTGGCAATTCAGCCTTTGCAGATAAAGAGTTTTCAGAAAAGATGAAAAATGTGAAGCTTGTCTGGGACGATTTCTTCGATCTGAACGAAGCTTACAGAGGCCGTTCAAAATATTCCCTAAGCGAACTTGTCTCAATGAACAGGGATGAACTGAAAGAAGTCATCAGCGAATTCTTTTTTAACGTATATTACACTTACTACAAAGAAAACGGCATTATCAGCAACAGCATGTATGATCCCGAAATTCTCAGTCACTTCGGACTCCCCTATGACGCCGACATAAACGCCATTAAGAAAAGGTTCCGTGAGCTTGCGAAAAAATATCACCCCGATGCAGGCGGTGACAGCGCAAAGTTTATAGAACTCATGGAAAGTTACAAAAAGCTGATCAGGTGA
- a CDS encoding O-acetyl-ADP-ribose deacetylase, whose amino-acid sequence MKRLEIILGDITKVETDAIVNAANKTLLGGGGVDGAIHKAAGPELLEECRRLNGCETGEAKLTKGYRLPAKYVIHTVGPVWRGGDHGEDGLLAACYRNSLRLAVEYGIKTIAFPSISTGAYRFPVRRAARIAISEILKFLNEDKSIEKVLMVCFDNEAFKAYEEALREMTSKA is encoded by the coding sequence ATGAAGCGCTTGGAAATAATACTCGGCGATATTACGAAGGTAGAAACAGACGCCATTGTTAATGCGGCGAACAAAACGCTGCTCGGCGGCGGAGGGGTGGACGGTGCAATCCACAAGGCGGCAGGCCCTGAGCTTCTTGAGGAATGCCGCAGGTTAAACGGCTGTGAAACGGGTGAGGCCAAACTGACAAAAGGTTACAGACTTCCTGCGAAATATGTGATTCACACGGTAGGCCCGGTATGGCGCGGCGGAGACCATGGCGAAGACGGTTTGCTTGCGGCCTGCTACAGAAACTCACTCCGCCTGGCGGTGGAATATGGTATAAAGACCATCGCTTTTCCGTCGATAAGCACCGGAGCATACCGTTTTCCTGTCAGACGCGCCGCCCGAATTGCCATTTCGGAGATATTGAAATTCCTGAATGAAGACAAAAGTATTGAGAAAGTTTTAATGGTGTGTTTTGACAATGAGGCCTTTAAGGCCTATGAGGAAGCTTTAAGGGAAATGACTTCAAAAGCCTGA